One stretch of Flavobacterium sp. 9 DNA includes these proteins:
- a CDS encoding DedA family protein has translation MNNFDWTQLVNPEFYITLSIGGFQIGLYIVLFIVFAETGLFAGFFLPGDSLLFLAGIYSRDLIENVIHIPGDFINVFLLSFLVAVMGVLGNMTGYWFGAKSGYYLFKKEDTFWFKKKYLLQSKDFFEKYGGKAIIYARFLPIFRTFAPIIAGIVSMDKKKFMFFNILSSFLWSFILIFSGHYLYGVFLKQGIDLKEHIEYIIVIIIIISTFPVLLKLMKKRPSENV, from the coding sequence ATGAATAATTTTGATTGGACTCAATTAGTCAACCCTGAATTTTATATTACCTTAAGTATTGGCGGTTTTCAAATTGGTTTATATATTGTTTTGTTTATCGTTTTTGCCGAAACAGGACTTTTTGCAGGTTTTTTTCTACCGGGAGATAGTTTGCTTTTTTTGGCAGGTATTTATAGTCGTGATTTAATTGAAAATGTAATACACATTCCAGGTGATTTTATTAATGTATTCTTGCTTTCGTTTCTGGTTGCAGTTATGGGAGTTTTAGGAAATATGACAGGTTACTGGTTCGGAGCCAAAAGTGGTTACTATCTATTTAAAAAAGAAGATACTTTCTGGTTTAAAAAGAAATACCTGTTGCAGTCGAAAGATTTCTTTGAAAAATATGGTGGAAAAGCAATTATTTACGCGCGTTTCTTGCCAATCTTCAGAACTTTTGCGCCAATCATCGCAGGAATAGTTTCTATGGATAAAAAGAAGTTTATGTTCTTCAATATATTAAGTTCTTTTTTATGGTCTTTTATATTGATCTTTTCAGGACATTATTTATATGGTGTGTTCTTGAAGCAAGGAATAGATTTAAAAGAACATATAGAATATATTATTGTAATTATTATAATTATATCTACATTTCCGGTTCTTCTTAAGCTTATGAAGAAAAGACCAAGTGAAAATGTATAA
- the rodA gene encoding rod shape-determining protein RodA, with protein MKNQSVKNNLDWISVFIYIALVTLGWLNIYSSSLLSTEGTYQKQLIFIGCTIPLIFVVLFVDGKFYEKYASIIFGVALLSLAGLFLFGKTIAGQRCWYAIGSFTLQPSEFAKAATSLALAKYLSDTQINLKETNRQIQALAIVFLPVLLILPQPDPGSALIYSIFIVVLYREGLPSWYVWTGFITILLFVLTLVLEPYAVILIAFGVLAIIHFKGRVVDRNILLSGILLAIISAFVLSVDYVFDHIFKQHHRDRFNILLGKSVDMKGIGYNTNQSEIAIGSGGWIGKGFLEGTQTKGGFVPEQHTDYIFTTVGEEWGFVGSLVVIALFVGLFLRVIYLAERQKTKFSRVYGYCVAGILFTHFFVNIAMVIGIFPTIGVPLPFFSYGGSGLWGFTILLFIFLKMDANKVNEW; from the coding sequence ATGAAAAATCAAAGTGTAAAAAATAACCTGGACTGGATAAGCGTTTTTATCTACATTGCCTTGGTGACATTAGGGTGGCTAAATATTTATTCATCATCACTATTATCGACTGAAGGAACTTATCAAAAACAATTAATTTTTATTGGTTGTACTATTCCTTTGATTTTTGTCGTGCTTTTTGTTGACGGAAAATTTTATGAAAAATACGCCAGTATAATTTTTGGAGTTGCTTTATTATCTCTAGCCGGATTGTTCTTGTTTGGAAAAACTATTGCCGGTCAAAGATGCTGGTATGCTATTGGAAGCTTTACATTACAACCTTCTGAATTTGCAAAAGCCGCTACATCATTGGCATTAGCCAAATATTTAAGTGATACTCAGATCAATCTAAAAGAAACAAACAGGCAAATTCAGGCATTGGCGATTGTGTTTTTGCCCGTATTATTGATTTTACCTCAGCCCGATCCGGGAAGTGCTTTGATCTATAGTATATTTATCGTTGTATTATATAGAGAAGGACTACCATCTTGGTACGTTTGGACTGGTTTTATTACTATTCTTTTATTCGTATTAACACTCGTTTTAGAACCTTATGCCGTTATTTTAATCGCTTTTGGAGTATTGGCAATCATACATTTTAAAGGCAGAGTTGTCGATCGAAACATTCTTCTAAGCGGTATTTTACTAGCTATTATTTCGGCTTTTGTACTATCTGTAGATTATGTTTTTGATCATATCTTTAAACAACACCACCGCGATCGTTTCAATATTTTACTTGGAAAAAGTGTTGACATGAAAGGTATTGGATATAATACCAATCAATCGGAAATTGCAATTGGATCAGGAGGCTGGATCGGAAAAGGTTTCTTAGAAGGAACACAAACCAAAGGAGGATTCGTTCCTGAACAACATACAGATTACATCTTTACCACGGTTGGAGAAGAATGGGGTTTTGTTGGTTCATTAGTTGTAATTGCGCTTTTTGTTGGTTTATTTTTAAGAGTAATTTATCTTGCCGAAAGACAAAAAACAAAATTCAGCAGGGTTTACGGTTACTGTGTAGCTGGAATTCTATTTACCCACTTTTTTGTAAATATCGCAATGGTTATTGGAATTTTCCCAACAATTGGAGTTCCTCTGCCCTTCTTTTCTTATGGAGGTTCCGGACTTTGGGGATTCACGATTTTACTGTTTATCTTCTTAAAAATGGATGCCAATAAAGTAAATGAATGGTAA
- the mrdA gene encoding penicillin-binding protein 2 — protein MRKVLLPSLIIIAASLLVIRIFYLQIIDDSFKLKSENNAIKKKYDYPERGYIYDRHGKLLVANQASYDIMVIPREIKEDLNVNEFCALLNITREEYDKRIAKAKVYSPRLPSVFLAQLNKNEFAAFQEKIRKFEGFYFQKRSLRDYEVDYGANIFGFITQVTEGLIAKNPYYNSGDLIGQQGVEQSYEEILRGIKGVKYIQKDKYNREIGSYKEGKYDTIAVAGEDINLTIDAELQKYGEELMINKRGGIVAIEPKSGEILALVTAPSYDPGILVGRQRSKNYTLLYHDSIAKPLYDRGLLAEYPPGSPFKILTGLVALQEGVINEQTTFMCHHGFSYGRGRFMKCHGFGPHQLHNGIYNSCNTYFAQSYMLTINKYNDPAKAVDIWSNHVKSFGLGQFMGYDLPIGKRGNIPTSKTYKKIYPNGGWRSTTIVSNAIGQGEVLMTPIQLANMMATVANQGYYYTPHIIKKIEGKKIDAKFTTKHVTTIDQKYFPPVISGLFDVYNKGTAYALRVEGIDICGKTGTAENYAKIDGVRTKLKDHSIFVAFAPKDNPKIAIAVMIENGGFGATVAGPIASLMIEKYLRHKITRNDLEIRVLNKSLASEYAKLGGMTAASAIESTPKDSVMRAKIVKPKVEVKNIPVDTTKEN, from the coding sequence ATGAGAAAAGTTCTGCTGCCCTCTTTAATTATTATTGCAGCATCTTTGCTAGTGATTAGGATATTCTATTTGCAAATTATTGACGATTCCTTCAAATTGAAATCAGAAAATAATGCGATAAAAAAGAAGTATGATTATCCTGAAAGAGGTTATATCTATGATAGACATGGCAAATTATTAGTTGCCAATCAAGCTTCATACGATATAATGGTTATTCCAAGAGAAATCAAAGAAGACCTTAATGTTAACGAATTCTGCGCTTTATTAAACATAACAAGAGAAGAATACGACAAAAGAATTGCAAAAGCAAAAGTCTATAGTCCAAGACTTCCTTCTGTATTCCTGGCACAATTAAACAAAAATGAATTTGCCGCTTTTCAGGAAAAAATCAGAAAATTTGAAGGTTTTTACTTCCAGAAAAGATCACTTCGTGATTACGAAGTAGATTACGGTGCTAACATTTTTGGTTTTATCACACAAGTAACCGAAGGTTTAATTGCCAAAAACCCCTATTATAATAGTGGAGATTTAATTGGACAACAAGGTGTAGAACAAAGCTACGAAGAAATTTTACGCGGAATCAAAGGTGTGAAATACATTCAGAAAGACAAATACAATAGAGAAATTGGCTCTTATAAAGAGGGTAAATATGATACTATTGCTGTTGCCGGAGAAGATATTAACCTAACAATTGATGCTGAACTCCAAAAGTATGGAGAAGAATTAATGATCAATAAAAGAGGCGGAATTGTTGCTATTGAACCTAAGTCAGGAGAAATTCTGGCATTAGTTACCGCACCATCTTATGATCCGGGTATTCTAGTTGGAAGACAAAGATCTAAAAACTATACTCTTTTATATCATGATTCGATTGCAAAACCTTTATATGATAGAGGACTTTTGGCAGAATATCCTCCAGGTTCACCATTTAAGATTTTAACTGGTTTAGTAGCATTACAAGAAGGTGTAATTAATGAGCAAACTACATTTATGTGTCACCATGGATTTAGTTATGGTCGAGGTCGCTTCATGAAATGTCACGGTTTTGGTCCTCACCAATTACATAACGGAATCTACAATTCTTGTAATACCTATTTTGCACAATCGTATATGTTAACTATCAACAAATATAACGATCCGGCAAAAGCGGTGGATATCTGGAGCAATCACGTAAAAAGTTTTGGTTTAGGTCAATTTATGGGATACGATTTACCAATCGGTAAAAGAGGAAATATTCCAACTTCTAAAACATACAAGAAAATCTATCCTAACGGAGGCTGGAGAAGTACAACAATTGTATCAAATGCTATTGGCCAAGGAGAAGTTTTGATGACTCCAATTCAATTAGCTAATATGATGGCAACAGTAGCCAATCAAGGTTATTATTACACACCTCATATCATCAAAAAGATTGAAGGAAAAAAAATAGATGCTAAGTTTACAACAAAACACGTTACTACTATTGACCAGAAGTACTTTCCACCGGTTATAAGCGGTTTATTTGACGTATACAACAAAGGTACTGCTTATGCACTTAGAGTAGAAGGTATTGATATTTGCGGAAAAACGGGTACTGCCGAAAACTACGCAAAAATTGATGGAGTAAGAACGAAGCTTAAAGATCACTCTATATTTGTTGCTTTTGCTCCAAAAGACAATCCGAAGATTGCAATAGCAGTAATGATTGAAAATGGAGGTTTTGGTGCCACAGTTGCGGGACCAATTGCGAGTTTGATGATCGAGAAATATTTGAGACATAAAATCACAAGAAACGACTTAGAAATTCGCGTTTTAAACAAAAGCTTAGCAAGCGAATATGCAAAACTTGGCGGAATGACTGCAGCTAGTGCGATTGAATCTACTCCAAAAGACTCTGTCATGAGAGCTAAAATCGTAAAACCGAAAGTAGAAGTGAAAAATATACCTGTAGACACCACTAAAGAAAATTAA
- a CDS encoding rod shape-determining protein MreD — protein sequence MNSALLVNIFRFIMLLTIQVVIFNNMNFLGYISPFPYILYIILYPVNSNRTGLIISSFLLGLTMDMFCNSGGIHATACLILAYYRPYIFKFSFGLSYEYQTIRLNESLTPERFSFILVSVLLHHIVLFILEAFQFKFIWDILLRTLFSSIFTIITSIIIIYLIKPNKR from the coding sequence ATGAATAGCGCTTTGTTAGTCAATATTTTTCGATTTATTATGTTACTAACAATTCAGGTTGTTATTTTCAATAATATGAACTTTTTAGGGTATATAAGTCCCTTCCCATACATCCTATACATTATTTTGTACCCGGTAAACAGCAACAGAACTGGTTTAATCATTTCTAGCTTTTTACTTGGATTAACAATGGATATGTTTTGTAACTCGGGCGGAATTCATGCGACAGCGTGTTTAATATTAGCGTATTACAGACCGTATATTTTCAAATTCTCATTTGGATTGAGCTACGAATATCAAACTATCAGACTAAACGAATCATTAACTCCAGAGCGATTTTCATTTATTTTAGTTTCTGTTCTATTACATCACATTGTATTGTTTATCCTCGAGGCTTTTCAATTTAAGTTTATTTGGGATATTTTACTGAGAACTTTGTTTAGCTCGATATTTACAATAATCACTTCAATCATAATAATATATCTTATTAAGCCCAATAAAAGATGA
- the mreC gene encoding rod shape-determining protein MreC gives MQQIFNFIIRNSNRLLFLLLLGISLTLTIQSHSYHRSKVISSANFLSGGVYERINRVNEYLNLKTENDELVLENARLKSLLFNKEDTTKIPLADSIKGVKPADIIVSKVIHNSYNTHENFITLNSGANEGVKPDMGVINSLGIVGVIDDTSPRYSTVVSILNMKSQINAKIKKSNHFGSLTWDGKSTGFVQLEDVPRLASIRKGDTIVTGGQSVIFPEGINIGTVDKIFIKKNTSYYVINVKLFNDMTNLGHVYIIKSKDREELINLENKEKDE, from the coding sequence ATGCAGCAAATTTTTAATTTCATTATAAGAAACAGTAATCGATTGCTGTTTTTGCTGCTTTTAGGTATTTCGTTGACTCTCACAATTCAATCGCATTCCTACCATAGAAGCAAAGTAATCAGTTCTGCCAACTTTTTGAGCGGTGGTGTTTACGAAAGAATCAATCGTGTTAATGAATATTTGAATCTAAAAACTGAAAATGACGAACTTGTATTGGAAAATGCAAGGTTAAAAAGTTTATTATTCAATAAAGAAGACACTACAAAAATACCTTTGGCCGATAGTATAAAAGGAGTAAAACCTGCGGATATTATTGTTTCAAAAGTTATCCATAACTCGTATAACACGCACGAAAACTTCATTACTTTGAATTCAGGAGCAAATGAAGGCGTTAAACCGGATATGGGTGTAATCAACAGTTTAGGAATTGTTGGAGTTATCGACGATACTTCTCCAAGATATTCGACTGTTGTGAGTATTTTGAATATGAAATCGCAGATTAACGCCAAAATTAAAAAATCAAATCACTTTGGTTCTTTAACCTGGGACGGAAAAAGCACAGGATTTGTTCAATTAGAAGACGTTCCAAGATTAGCTTCTATAAGAAAAGGCGATACAATTGTTACAGGTGGACAATCTGTAATTTTCCCGGAAGGAATCAATATTGGTACGGTTGATAAAATTTTCATCAAGAAAAACACAAGTTACTATGTTATAAACGTTAAACTATTTAACGACATGACAAACTTAGGACATGTTTATATTATCAAAAGTAAGGACAGAGAAGAACTTATTAATTTAGAAAACAAGGAAAAAGATGAATAG